A stretch of the Staphylococcus sp. NRL 16/872 genome encodes the following:
- the rplA gene encoding 50S ribosomal protein L1, with translation MAKKGKKYQEAANKVDRTKHYSVEEAISLAKETSIANFDASVEVAFRLGIDTRKNDQQIRGAVVLPNGTGKSQRVLVFAKGDKITEAEEAGADYVGESDYVQKIQQGWFDFDVVVATPDMMGEVGKLGRVLGPKGLMPNPKTGTVTMDVKKAVEEIKAGKVEYRAEKAGIVHASIGKVSFSDEKLVENFKALQDVLAKAKPSSAKGTYFKSVAVTTTMGPGVKVDTSSFKL, from the coding sequence ATGGCTAAAAAAGGTAAAAAGTATCAAGAAGCAGCTAATAAAGTTGATCGTACTAAACACTATAGTGTTGAAGAAGCAATCAGCTTAGCTAAAGAAACAAGCATTGCTAACTTTGACGCATCAGTTGAAGTAGCTTTCCGTTTAGGAATTGATACACGTAAAAATGACCAACAAATCCGTGGTGCAGTAGTATTACCAAACGGTACTGGTAAATCACAACGTGTATTAGTATTTGCTAAAGGTGACAAAATCACTGAAGCAGAAGAAGCAGGCGCAGATTACGTAGGTGAATCTGATTATGTACAAAAAATCCAACAAGGTTGGTTCGACTTTGACGTAGTAGTAGCTACTCCAGATATGATGGGCGAAGTTGGTAAATTAGGTCGTGTATTAGGACCTAAAGGTTTAATGCCAAACCCTAAAACTGGTACTGTAACTATGGATGTTAAAAAAGCTGTTGAAGAAATCAAAGCTGGTAAAGTTGAATACCGTGCTGAAAAAGCAGGTATCGTACATGCTTCAATCGGTAAAGTTTCATTTAGCGATGAAAAATTAGTTGAAAACTTTAAAGCTTTACAAGATGTATTAGCAAAAGCTAAACCATCTTCAGCTAAAGGTACTTACTTCAAATCTGTTGCTGTAACTACAACAATGGGTCCTGGAGTTAAAGTTGATACTTCTTCATTCAAATTATAA
- a CDS encoding class I SAM-dependent methyltransferase, with translation MGHYYDENPEVQSDEKVICYHYHQHELTLTTDAGVFSKGKVDFGSDTLVQTFLNEHPPGPSKKIVDVGCGYGPIGLMIAKVSPHHHITMVDVNQRALALAEKNKKANHIDNVEIKESDGLSQLKDNSYHFVLTNPPIRAGKEVVHRIFEEAYLKLEDQGELYVVIQKKQGMPSAKKKMEELFNNVETVNKNKGYYILKSRKG, from the coding sequence ATGGGACATTATTATGATGAAAATCCTGAGGTGCAAAGTGATGAAAAGGTGATTTGTTACCATTATCATCAACACGAATTAACTTTGACTACGGATGCGGGCGTATTTTCTAAAGGGAAAGTTGATTTTGGTTCGGATACGCTTGTTCAAACATTTCTAAATGAACATCCACCAGGTCCGAGTAAAAAGATTGTTGATGTTGGTTGTGGTTATGGGCCAATTGGGCTTATGATAGCGAAAGTTTCACCACATCACCATATTACAATGGTTGATGTGAATCAACGTGCGTTAGCCTTAGCTGAGAAAAATAAAAAAGCGAATCACATAGATAACGTAGAAATAAAAGAAAGTGATGGCTTATCACAATTAAAAGATAATAGTTATCATTTTGTATTAACTAATCCTCCCATCCGTGCAGGTAAAGAGGTTGTTCATCGTATTTTTGAAGAAGCATATTTGAAGTTGGAAGATCAAGGCGAATTATACGTGGTCATTCAAAAGAAACAAGGTATGCCTTCAGCTAAAAAGAAAATGGAAGAACTATTTAATAATGTAGAAACTGTGAATAAGAATAAAGGTTACTACATCTTGAAAAGTCGAAAAGGTTGA
- the rplJ gene encoding 50S ribosomal protein L10, translating to MSAIIEAKKQHVDVIAEQLKNSVSTVIVDYRGLTVAEVTELRSQLREAGVEYKVYKNTMVRRAAEKAGIEGLDEFLTGPTAIATSTEDVVAPAKVIAGFAKEHEALEIKTGVMEGSLISAEEVKTVGSLPSHDGLVSMLLSVLQAPVRNFAYAVKAVGEQKEESAE from the coding sequence ATGTCTGCTATTATTGAAGCTAAAAAACAACATGTTGATGTTATTGCTGAACAACTTAAAAATTCAGTTTCAACTGTAATCGTTGACTACCGTGGTTTAACTGTTGCTGAAGTAACTGAACTTCGTTCACAATTACGTGAAGCAGGTGTTGAGTATAAAGTATACAAAAACACAATGGTTCGTCGTGCAGCTGAAAAAGCAGGTATCGAAGGCTTAGATGAATTCTTAACTGGTCCTACAGCTATCGCAACTTCTACTGAAGATGTAGTTGCTCCAGCGAAAGTTATTGCAGGATTTGCTAAAGAACACGAAGCTTTAGAAATTAAAACAGGCGTTATGGAAGGTAGCCTTATCTCAGCAGAAGAAGTTAAAACTGTTGGTTCATTACCTTCACACGATGGTCTTGTATCTATGCTTTTATCAGTATTACAAGCTCCAGTACGCAACTTCGCTTATGCGGTTAAAGCTGTTGGAGAACAAAAAGAAGAAAGCGCTGAATAA
- the rplL gene encoding 50S ribosomal protein L7/L12, whose amino-acid sequence MANQEQIIEAIKEMSVLELNDLVKAIEEEFGVTAAAPVAAAGAAGGGDAAAEKTEFDVELTSAGSSKIKVVKAVKEATGLGLKDAKELVDNAPKVIKEGVAKEEAEKLKEQLEEVGATVELK is encoded by the coding sequence ATGGCTAATCAAGAACAAATCATTGAAGCAATTAAAGAAATGTCAGTATTAGAATTAAACGATTTAGTAAAAGCAATTGAAGAAGAATTTGGTGTAACAGCAGCAGCTCCTGTAGCAGCAGCTGGTGCAGCTGGTGGCGGCGACGCAGCAGCTGAAAAAACTGAATTTGACGTTGAATTAACTTCAGCTGGATCTTCAAAAATCAAAGTTGTTAAAGCTGTTAAAGAAGCAACTGGCTTAGGCTTAAAAGATGCTAAAGAATTAGTAGATAACGCTCCTAAAGTAATCAAAGAAGGCGTTGCTAAAGAAGAAGCTGAAAAACTTAAAGAACAATTAGAAGAAGTTGGAGCTACTGTAGAATTAAAATAA
- the rpoB gene encoding DNA-directed RNA polymerase subunit beta, producing the protein MAGQVVQYGRHRKRRNYARISEVLELPNLIEIQTKSYDWFLKEGLLEMFRDISPIEDFTGNLSLEFVDYRLGEPKYDLEESKNRDATYAAPLRVKVRLIIKETGEVKEQEVFMGDFPLMTDTGTFVINGAERVIVSQLVRSPSVYFNEKIDKNGRENYDATIIPNRGAWLEYETDAKDVVYVRIDRTRKLPLTVLLRALGFSNDQEIIDLLGDSEYLRNTLEKDSTENTEQALLEIYERLRPGEPPTVENAKSLLYSRFFDPKRYDLASVGRYKTNKKLHLKHRLFNQKLAEPIVNSETGEIVAEEGTVLDRRKLDEIMEVLETNANSEVFELEGSVIDEPVEIQSIKVYVPNDEEGRTTTVIGNALPDSEVKCITPADIIASMSYFFNLLNGIGYTDDIDHLGNRRLRSVGELLQNQFRIGLSRMERVVRERMSIQDTDSITPQQLINIRPVIASIKEFFGSSQLSQFMDQANPLAELTHKRRLSALGPGGLTRERAQMEVRDVHYSHYGRMCPIETPEGPNIGLINSLSSYARVNEFGFIETPYRKVDLDTNSITDQIDYLTADEEDSYVVAQANSRLDDNGRFLDDEVVCRFRGNNTVMAKEKMDYMDVSPKQVVSAATACIPFLENDDSNRALMGANMQRQAVPLMNPEAPFVGTGMEHVAARDSGAAITAKHRGRVEHVESNEVLVRRLVEENGTEHEGELDRYPLAKFKRSNSGTCYNQRPIVSVGDVVEYNEILADGPSMELGEMALGRNVVVGFMTWDGYNYEDAVIMSERLVKDDVYTSIHIEEYESEARDTKLGPEEITRDIPNVSENALKNLDDRGIVYVGAEVKDGDILVGKVTPKGVTELTAEERLLHAIFGEKAREVRDTSLRVPHGAGGIVLDVKVFNREEGDDTLSPGVNQLVRVYIVQKRKIHVGDKMCGRHGNKGVISKIVPEEDMPYLPDGRPIDIMLNPLGVPSRMNIGQVLELHLGMAAKNLGIHVASPVFDGANDDDVWSTIEEAGMARDGKTVLYDGRTGEPFDNRISVGVMYMLKLAHMVDDKLHARSTGPYSLVTQQPLGGKAQFGGQRFGEMEVWALEAYGAAYTLQEILTYKSDDTVGRVKTYEAIVKGENISRPSVPESFRVLMKELQSLGLDVKVMDEHDNEIEMADVEDEDATERKVDLQQKDVPETQKETTD; encoded by the coding sequence TTGGCAGGTCAAGTTGTCCAATATGGAAGACATCGTAAACGTAGAAATTATGCGAGAATTTCAGAAGTATTAGAATTACCAAACTTAATAGAAATTCAAACTAAATCTTACGACTGGTTCTTAAAAGAAGGTTTATTAGAAATGTTCCGTGATATTTCACCAATTGAAGATTTCACTGGTAACCTTTCTTTAGAATTTGTAGATTACAGATTAGGTGAACCAAAATATGATTTAGAAGAATCTAAAAACCGTGACGCTACTTATGCTGCACCTCTTCGTGTTAAAGTACGTCTAATTATTAAAGAAACTGGAGAAGTCAAAGAACAAGAAGTGTTCATGGGTGACTTCCCATTAATGACAGATACAGGTACGTTTGTAATTAATGGTGCAGAACGTGTTATTGTTTCTCAATTAGTACGTTCACCATCCGTTTATTTCAACGAAAAAATCGACAAAAACGGTCGCGAAAATTATGATGCGACAATCATTCCTAACCGTGGCGCATGGTTAGAATATGAAACTGATGCTAAAGACGTAGTTTACGTACGTATTGATAGAACACGTAAATTACCATTAACAGTATTATTACGTGCTTTAGGTTTCTCTAATGATCAAGAAATTATTGATTTATTAGGTGACAGTGAGTACTTACGTAACACGCTTGAAAAAGACAGCACTGAAAATACTGAACAAGCATTATTAGAAATTTATGAACGTTTACGTCCTGGTGAACCACCAACAGTTGAAAATGCTAAGAGTCTATTATACTCACGTTTCTTCGACCCTAAACGTTATGATTTAGCAAGTGTTGGTCGTTACAAAACAAACAAAAAATTACATTTAAAACACCGTTTATTTAACCAAAAATTAGCTGAACCAATCGTTAATAGCGAAACTGGTGAAATTGTTGCTGAAGAAGGCACAGTTTTAGACCGTCGTAAATTAGACGAAATTATGGAAGTTTTAGAAACGAATGCTAATAGTGAAGTGTTTGAATTAGAAGGTAGCGTTATCGACGAACCTGTAGAAATTCAATCTATTAAAGTCTATGTACCAAATGATGAAGAAGGACGTACAACTACTGTAATTGGTAATGCGTTACCAGATTCAGAAGTAAAATGTATTACTCCTGCTGATATCATTGCCTCAATGAGTTATTTCTTTAACTTATTAAATGGCATTGGTTATACAGATGATATTGACCATTTAGGTAACCGTCGTTTACGTTCAGTTGGTGAACTTTTACAAAACCAATTCCGTATCGGTTTATCAAGAATGGAACGTGTTGTACGTGAAAGAATGTCAATCCAAGATACAGATTCAATCACACCACAACAATTAATTAATATTCGTCCTGTAATTGCATCAATTAAAGAGTTCTTCGGTAGCTCTCAATTATCACAATTCATGGACCAAGCTAACCCATTAGCTGAGTTAACACATAAACGTCGTCTTTCTGCCTTAGGACCTGGTGGTTTAACACGTGAACGTGCTCAAATGGAAGTACGTGACGTTCACTATTCTCACTATGGTCGTATGTGTCCTATCGAGACACCAGAGGGACCAAACATTGGTTTGATTAACTCATTATCAAGCTATGCACGTGTTAATGAATTTGGTTTCATTGAAACACCATACCGTAAAGTAGACTTAGATACTAACTCTATTACAGATCAAATCGACTACTTAACAGCTGATGAAGAAGATAGTTATGTCGTTGCCCAAGCGAACTCTCGCTTAGATGACAATGGCCGTTTCTTAGACGACGAAGTAGTTTGTCGTTTCCGTGGTAACAACACAGTTATGGCAAAAGAAAAAATGGACTACATGGACGTATCTCCTAAACAAGTAGTATCAGCTGCGACAGCATGTATCCCATTCTTAGAAAACGATGACTCTAACCGTGCGTTAATGGGTGCGAACATGCAACGTCAAGCAGTACCATTGATGAACCCAGAAGCACCTTTCGTAGGTACTGGTATGGAACACGTAGCAGCACGTGACTCAGGTGCAGCAATCACTGCTAAACACAGAGGTCGTGTTGAACACGTTGAATCTAATGAAGTATTAGTACGTCGTTTAGTTGAAGAGAACGGTACTGAACATGAAGGTGAATTAGACCGTTATCCATTAGCTAAATTCAAACGTTCTAACTCAGGTACTTGTTATAACCAACGCCCAATCGTTTCAGTTGGCGATGTAGTTGAATATAACGAAATTTTAGCTGACGGACCTTCAATGGAACTAGGCGAAATGGCTTTAGGCCGTAACGTTGTAGTTGGTTTCATGACTTGGGACGGTTATAACTATGAGGATGCTGTAATCATGAGCGAACGTCTAGTTAAAGATGACGTTTACACTTCAATTCATATTGAAGAATATGAATCAGAAGCACGTGATACTAAACTAGGACCTGAAGAAATCACTCGTGATATTCCTAACGTTTCTGAAAATGCGCTTAAAAACTTAGACGATCGTGGTATCGTTTATGTTGGTGCTGAAGTTAAAGATGGTGACATCTTAGTAGGTAAAGTAACGCCTAAAGGTGTAACTGAATTAACAGCTGAAGAAAGATTATTACATGCTATCTTCGGTGAAAAAGCACGTGAAGTACGCGATACATCATTACGTGTACCACATGGTGCAGGCGGTATCGTACTAGATGTTAAAGTGTTTAATCGTGAAGAGGGCGATGATACTTTATCTCCAGGTGTAAACCAATTAGTACGTGTTTATATCGTTCAAAAACGTAAAATCCATGTTGGGGACAAAATGTGTGGTCGTCACGGTAACAAAGGGGTTATCTCTAAGATCGTTCCTGAAGAAGATATGCCTTACTTACCAGATGGACGTCCAATCGACATCATGTTAAACCCACTTGGTGTACCATCACGTATGAACATCGGACAAGTGTTAGAGTTACACTTAGGTATGGCTGCTAAAAACTTAGGCATCCACGTTGCATCACCAGTATTCGATGGTGCTAACGATGATGATGTATGGTCAACAATTGAAGAAGCTGGTATGGCTCGTGACGGTAAAACTGTCTTATATGATGGTCGTACTGGTGAACCATTCGATAACCGTATCTCTGTTGGTGTAATGTACATGCTTAAACTTGCACACATGGTTGACGACAAATTACATGCGCGTTCAACTGGTCCATACTCACTTGTTACACAACAACCACTTGGTGGTAAAGCACAATTCGGTGGACAACGTTTCGGTGAGATGGAGGTATGGGCACTTGAAGCATATGGTGCTGCATACACATTACAAGAAATCCTAACTTATAAATCTGACGATACTGTAGGTCGTGTTAAAACTTACGAAGCAATCGTTAAAGGTGAAAACATCTCTAGACCAAGTGTTCCAGAATCATTCCGCGTATTGATGAAAGAATTACAAAGTTTAGGTTTAGATGTAAAAGTGATGGATGAACATGATAATGAAATCGAAATGGCAGACGTTGAGGATGAAGATGCAACAGAGCGCAAAGTAGATTTACAACAAAAAGATGTTCCAGAAACACAAAAAGAAACTACTGACTAA